From one Gemmatimonadota bacterium genomic stretch:
- a CDS encoding sigma-70 family RNA polymerase sigma factor, giving the protein MSNALLLDLAPRGLREVTNPPPQARGPERGDEEFRHAVSGLFDEHFPRLFRVLDRACGDPDLAADLAQEAFVRLIRRGELPDAPESWLITVALNLLRNARTGGRRRREILQAVPAGRTHADPAPPPSASAESRETRCRVRFALDALPERERDLLLLRAEGYSYRDLALALGLNESSVGTLLARAREAFKRTFGEVSHAP; this is encoded by the coding sequence ATGTCCAATGCATTGCTGCTCGACTTGGCACCCCGTGGACTGCGGGAGGTGACGAACCCGCCACCCCAAGCCCGTGGCCCGGAGCGGGGCGACGAGGAGTTCCGCCATGCGGTCTCCGGCCTCTTCGACGAGCACTTCCCGCGCCTCTTCCGAGTCCTGGACCGCGCCTGCGGCGATCCGGATCTGGCTGCGGACCTCGCGCAGGAGGCCTTCGTGCGGTTGATCCGCCGTGGCGAGCTCCCGGACGCTCCGGAGAGTTGGCTGATCACCGTGGCCCTGAATCTCCTGAGGAACGCCAGGACCGGCGGACGGCGGAGACGCGAGATCCTGCAGGCGGTCCCCGCGGGTCGAACCCACGCGGATCCCGCCCCGCCTCCTTCGGCCTCAGCGGAGTCGCGAGAGACCCGCTGCAGGGTCCGCTTCGCGCTCGATGCCCTTCCGGAGCGAGAGAGGGACCTGCTCCTCCTGCGCGCCGAAGGCTACAGCTATCGGGATCTGGCCCTCGCGCTCGGTCTCAACGAGTCGAGTGTGGGCACGCTCTTGGCCCGCGCCCGTGAAGCGTTCAAACGCACCTTCGGAGAGGTGAGCCATGCACCCTGA
- a CDS encoding glycosyltransferase family 39 protein, with the protein MTSARRPTLLLFLFALLLGLAFQGSRGLYETTEGRYAEVGREMLESGDWWIPQLNYEPHWTKPPLTYWGIAAGIALAGPTALGARLVNGVAFPFVVLAVTWLGTLLWDRRTGQVAGLAYATSLFPIVAASTISTDLLLTLWEVLTAAFYWRAVRTAEDQGENSARATRAWVFAFWTVSGLAFLTKGPPGLLTLLAVLVFHGTGLRRGWGLPRLASPSGLIAFLVVGFGWYLDVIHRTPGLLGYLLGDEVVGRVATDQFRRNPEWYKPLFVYGLPLGLGLGGWLVHLRSLRRAHRTTAARRPLRETLTGDPIHLFLFLWLSLPLAVLSISLSRLPLYVLPFFAVLPLALARALVTGFSKETLRRRVTRTTAIMAILILALKVGSAVFPSRSDMSSLYATIGAASMLASSSDLSREAALRPSRPAPPLVVAVDESALHGLQFYLGGRLNWARTAPEGSAPSLTGLISAIANEPTSAPHLFVARETRAAAVESTLCGSVGVECREAPPGMGWRIWIVTPEARGP; encoded by the coding sequence ATGACCTCCGCGCGGCGCCCGACCCTGCTCCTCTTTCTCTTCGCGCTCCTATTGGGACTCGCCTTCCAGGGAAGCCGGGGACTGTACGAGACGACCGAGGGAAGGTACGCGGAGGTCGGACGGGAGATGCTGGAGTCCGGAGATTGGTGGATTCCTCAGTTGAACTACGAGCCCCATTGGACCAAGCCGCCCCTAACCTACTGGGGGATCGCGGCAGGGATCGCGCTCGCCGGTCCCACGGCCCTCGGAGCCCGCCTCGTCAACGGGGTCGCCTTCCCCTTTGTCGTTCTAGCCGTCACCTGGCTCGGGACCCTCCTCTGGGATCGCAGGACCGGACAAGTCGCCGGTCTCGCGTATGCGACATCCCTCTTTCCCATCGTCGCGGCCAGCACCATTTCCACGGATCTCCTGCTCACGCTTTGGGAAGTGTTGACGGCCGCGTTCTATTGGCGCGCGGTGAGAACCGCGGAAGACCAGGGCGAGAACTCGGCCCGAGCGACCCGCGCATGGGTGTTCGCCTTTTGGACTGTGAGTGGCCTCGCCTTCCTGACGAAGGGTCCGCCGGGGCTCCTGACCTTGCTCGCGGTGCTTGTCTTTCACGGGACGGGACTTCGGCGGGGTTGGGGACTCCCCCGTCTCGCCTCTCCCTCGGGACTGATCGCGTTCCTCGTCGTGGGATTCGGATGGTACCTGGATGTGATTCACCGGACTCCCGGGCTGCTTGGCTACCTCCTCGGGGACGAGGTGGTAGGCCGAGTCGCCACCGACCAGTTCCGACGAAATCCGGAGTGGTACAAGCCCCTCTTCGTCTATGGCCTTCCGCTGGGTCTGGGACTGGGCGGATGGCTCGTTCACCTGAGAAGCCTGCGTCGCGCGCATCGGACCACTGCCGCCCGGCGGCCCCTGCGAGAAACGCTGACAGGCGATCCGATCCATCTGTTCCTGTTCCTATGGCTCTCGCTTCCACTTGCCGTTCTGTCGATCTCGCTCAGCCGGCTTCCTCTCTATGTGCTCCCCTTCTTCGCGGTCCTTCCCTTGGCGCTCGCGCGCGCGCTCGTGACGGGCTTTTCGAAGGAGACTCTCCGGCGCCGAGTGACCCGGACGACCGCGATCATGGCAATTCTGATCCTGGCGCTCAAGGTCGGCTCGGCCGTTTTTCCCTCGCGCAGCGACATGTCGAGCCTTTACGCTACGATTGGCGCCGCGAGCATGCTGGCCTCTTCGAGCGATCTCTCGCGCGAAGCGGCACTTCGCCCATCGCGCCCGGCGCCACCGCTCGTCGTTGCCGTGGACGAATCGGCTCTCCATGGGCTCCAGTTCTATTTGGGTGGGAGGCTGAACTGGGCGCGGACGGCGCCCGAGGGTTCGGCGCCTTCGTTGACGGGACTGATCTCGGCGATCGCGAACGAACCGACTTCCGCACCTCACCTCTTCGTCGCTCGAGAGACGCGCGCCGCTGCCGTGGAGTCCACGTTGTGCGGCTCCGTCGGCGTGGAATGCCGTGAGGCCCCGCCGGGAATGGGTTGGCGGATCTGGATCGTGACCCCAGAGGCTCGGGGACCATAG
- a CDS encoding lipid-A-disaccharide synthase N-terminal domain-containing protein has product MISWVSILSAENAWLALGLSAQLLFSARFLVQWLASERRGRSFVPPAFWYLSLGGASVLLLYAVHVRDPVFIIGQSTGFFVYARNLVLIKRTVARAGLAQE; this is encoded by the coding sequence ATGATCTCGTGGGTCTCGATTCTGTCGGCCGAGAACGCCTGGCTGGCGCTCGGACTCTCCGCGCAACTCTTGTTCAGCGCGCGCTTCCTGGTTCAGTGGCTCGCGAGCGAGCGGCGCGGTCGGAGCTTCGTGCCGCCCGCGTTTTGGTACCTCAGTCTGGGTGGGGCTTCAGTTCTCCTCCTATACGCCGTCCACGTTCGGGACCCGGTCTTCATCATCGGGCAATCGACGGGATTCTTCGTGTACGCCCGCAATCTCGTGCTCATCAAGCGAACCGTCGCGAGGGCCGGCCTCGCGCAGGAATGA